Proteins from one Ramlibacter sp. PS4R-6 genomic window:
- a CDS encoding alkane 1-monooxygenase: MATTFRVSDLRFLAGLLLPLGLLFNMLVHPDRAGIGAFVIWIAVALVDGFWPGAHRSPPAGGSVGFLRWTLRLYVPVQVALLAVGIWVTARAEWAIVVGVAYGAGFLTGAQGITFAHELGHSRNKVDRFLGWVLMTCVNYPQFMVEHYRGHHVKAATHDDPASARLGESLWRFLPRTVVGSTIHAWQLEAKRLVEMKRGWISSPLLWATAVNVAFLAGIVALAEWKVLFFWLFQSAFAVWLLETVNYIEHYGLSRAPREPFGVQHAWNADHVVSNSLLANLQRHSDHHVNAWKPAAQLEALPGPQLPTGYAGCLLLAAVPPLWFRVMHPRLTEPRWQRNGPALGREGAGG, translated from the coding sequence ATGGCGACCACTTTCCGGGTGTCGGACCTGCGCTTCCTCGCGGGGTTGCTGCTGCCCCTGGGGCTGCTGTTCAACATGCTCGTGCACCCGGACCGCGCCGGCATCGGCGCCTTCGTGATCTGGATCGCCGTGGCGCTGGTGGACGGCTTCTGGCCCGGCGCGCACCGCTCGCCGCCGGCGGGTGGGTCGGTGGGTTTCCTGCGCTGGACCTTGCGGCTGTACGTCCCGGTGCAGGTGGCGTTGCTCGCGGTCGGCATCTGGGTGACGGCTCGGGCCGAGTGGGCCATCGTCGTCGGCGTGGCGTATGGCGCGGGCTTCCTCACCGGCGCGCAAGGCATCACCTTCGCGCACGAACTGGGCCACAGCCGCAACAAGGTGGACCGATTCCTGGGCTGGGTCCTCATGACGTGCGTGAACTACCCGCAGTTCATGGTGGAACACTACCGGGGCCACCACGTGAAGGCGGCAACGCACGACGATCCCGCCAGCGCGCGCCTCGGCGAGAGCCTGTGGCGCTTCCTGCCGCGGACGGTCGTGGGGAGCACGATCCACGCGTGGCAGCTGGAGGCGAAGCGGCTGGTGGAAATGAAACGCGGCTGGATCTCGAGCCCGCTGCTGTGGGCCACGGCGGTGAACGTCGCTTTCCTTGCCGGGATCGTCGCGCTCGCCGAGTGGAAGGTGCTTTTCTTCTGGCTGTTCCAGTCGGCGTTCGCGGTCTGGCTGTTGGAAACCGTGAACTACATCGAGCACTACGGGCTGTCGCGCGCCCCGCGCGAGCCTTTCGGCGTCCAGCACGCATGGAATGCCGACCACGTGGTGTCGAACTCGCTGCTGGCCAACCTGCAGCGGCATTCGGACCATCACGTGAACGCGTGGAAGCCGGCGGCGCAGCTCGAGGCGCTGCCCGGCCCGCAACTGCCTACGGGGTATGCAGGATGCCTTTTGCTGGCGGCAGTACCGCCGCTCTGGTTCCGCGTGATGCATCCGCGTCTGACGGAGCCTCGGTGGCAGAGAAACGGGCCTGCGTTGGGCCGAGAAGGGGCTGGAGGCTAG
- a CDS encoding DUF72 domain-containing protein, with protein sequence MTGKIRIGVSGWRYSPWRGNFYPKGLAQSRELHYASRVFESIELNGSFYSLQWPTSYAQWAEQTPEGFVFAIKGSRYITHMLKLRNIETALANFFASGLFELGDKLGPLLWQFPAMTRFDPELFDAFFSILPRTTGEAMWIACAHDDRPKGRVCLEPLDDFPLRHAVEVRHASFETPEFIALLERHNMAFVVADTPNPWPKFEGVTADFAYMRLHGATELYQSRYTHEELAHYATLMRGWADSGRDVYCYFDNTDKLHAPDNAQELMEMLGLRVPWQGASVAEKRACAATRNASG encoded by the coding sequence ATGACCGGGAAGATACGGATTGGCGTCTCGGGCTGGCGCTACTCGCCCTGGCGCGGCAATTTCTACCCGAAAGGGCTTGCGCAAAGCCGCGAGTTGCACTATGCGTCGCGCGTCTTCGAGTCGATCGAGCTCAACGGCTCGTTCTACTCGCTGCAGTGGCCCACCAGCTATGCGCAGTGGGCGGAGCAGACGCCCGAAGGCTTCGTCTTCGCCATCAAGGGCAGCCGCTACATCACGCACATGCTGAAGCTGCGCAACATCGAGACGGCGCTCGCGAACTTCTTCGCCTCGGGCCTCTTCGAGCTCGGCGACAAGCTCGGGCCGCTGCTGTGGCAGTTCCCCGCCATGACGCGTTTCGACCCCGAGCTGTTCGATGCCTTCTTCTCCATCCTGCCGCGCACGACCGGCGAGGCGATGTGGATCGCTTGCGCGCACGACGACCGTCCGAAGGGCCGCGTTTGCCTGGAGCCGCTCGACGACTTTCCGCTGCGTCATGCGGTGGAGGTCCGGCACGCGAGTTTCGAGACGCCGGAGTTCATCGCCCTGCTCGAGCGGCACAACATGGCCTTCGTGGTGGCGGATACGCCAAACCCCTGGCCGAAGTTCGAGGGCGTGACGGCCGACTTCGCGTACATGCGCCTGCACGGCGCGACCGAGCTGTACCAGAGCCGCTACACGCACGAGGAACTCGCGCATTACGCGACGCTGATGCGGGGCTGGGCGGATTCGGGCCGCGACGTGTACTGCTACTTCGACAACACCGACAAGTTGCACGCGCCGGACAACGCGCAGGAGCTCATGGAGATGCTGGGACTGCGCGTCCCGTGGCAAGGAGCCTCGGTGGCAGAGAAACGGGCCTGCGCCGCCACCAGAAACGCGTCAGGCTAG
- a CDS encoding PilT/PilU family type 4a pilus ATPase, with product MSGTMERILRLMGEKKASDVYLSAHAPALIKINGQCVPINNQLLPPDAPKALLAEVLPAKRMEELEDTGELNMAHAIEGVGNFRFSAMRQRGTYAAVIRYITTDIPPLESLAVPMILGELIMEKRGLLLMVGSTGAGKSTTLAAMMDFRNERASGHILTIEDPVEFLFKNKKSVVNQREVGSDTQSMQTALKNALRQAPDVILVGEIRDRETMSAAIAYAQSGHLCLATMHANNSYQALNRILSFYPVEVRPTMLGDLAAALKAVVSQRLLRTIHGGRAPAVEVMLNTKLVSELIEKGDFSGVKEAMEKSMAEGSQTFEAAIAKLIIDGIVDKKEGIAYADSPTNLQWRLQNDFAAKDLDRPEEGASEEDLQDEPSFTEISLDVKH from the coding sequence ATGAGCGGCACGATGGAGCGGATCCTTCGCCTGATGGGCGAAAAGAAGGCGTCGGACGTCTACCTGTCCGCGCATGCGCCTGCGCTGATCAAGATCAACGGCCAGTGCGTGCCGATCAACAACCAGCTGCTGCCGCCCGACGCGCCCAAGGCGCTGCTGGCCGAGGTGCTCCCCGCCAAGCGCATGGAGGAACTGGAAGACACCGGCGAGCTGAACATGGCCCACGCCATCGAGGGCGTCGGCAACTTCCGCTTCTCGGCGATGCGCCAGCGCGGCACGTATGCGGCCGTGATCCGCTACATCACCACCGACATCCCGCCGCTGGAAAGCCTGGCGGTGCCCATGATCCTGGGCGAGCTGATCATGGAAAAGCGCGGCCTGCTGCTGATGGTGGGCTCCACCGGCGCCGGCAAGAGCACCACGCTCGCCGCCATGATGGATTTCCGCAACGAGCGCGCCTCGGGCCACATCCTCACCATCGAGGACCCCGTCGAATTCCTGTTCAAGAACAAGAAGTCGGTGGTGAACCAGCGTGAGGTGGGCAGCGACACGCAATCGATGCAGACCGCGCTGAAGAACGCGCTGCGCCAGGCGCCCGATGTGATCCTGGTCGGCGAAATCCGCGACCGCGAGACCATGTCCGCGGCCATCGCGTATGCGCAGTCGGGCCACCTGTGCCTGGCCACCATGCACGCCAACAACAGCTACCAGGCGCTGAACCGCATCCTGTCCTTCTACCCGGTGGAAGTGCGCCCGACCATGCTGGGCGACCTGGCCGCGGCGCTGAAGGCCGTCGTGTCGCAGCGCCTGCTGCGCACCATCCACGGCGGCCGCGCGCCGGCGGTGGAGGTCATGCTGAACACCAAGCTCGTTTCCGAGCTGATCGAAAAGGGCGACTTCTCCGGCGTGAAGGAAGCGATGGAGAAGTCCATGGCCGAAGGCTCGCAGACCTTCGAGGCCGCCATCGCCAAGCTGATCATCGACGGCATCGTGGACAAGAAGGAAGGCATCGCCTACGCCGATTCGCCGACCAACCTGCAATGGCGCCTGCAGAACGACTTCGCCGCCAAGGACCTCGACCGGCCCGAGGAAGGCGCGTCCGAGGAGGACCTGCAGGACGAGCCGTCGTTCACCGAGATCTCGCTCGACGTGAAGCACTAA
- the dapC gene encoding succinyldiaminopimelate transaminase yields MNPLLDKLQPYPFERLRTLLAGITPPSKYRPISLGIGEPKHPTPQFIKDALVAGLDGGLAYYPITAGEPHLRDSIRRWLMTRYGLAVDANTQILPVNGTREALFAFAQTVLDANAKPYVVFANPFYQIYEGGALLGGAQPYYAPCDPARNYAVDWDAVPPEVWVRTQLLYVCSPGNPTGAVMPLPEWKKLFELSDKYGFVIASDECYSEIYFGDEPPLGGLQAANKLGRSDFRRLVAFTSLSKRSNVPGMRSGFVCGDSAFIKKFLLYRTYHGSAMSPVIQRASIAAWDDEKHVVENRRMYREKFARVTPMLSEVLDVKLPDASFYLWAGVEGSDTDFARELFAQYNVTVLPGSYIARETGGANPGAGRVRMALVADTAECVEAAQRIVQFVQNRP; encoded by the coding sequence ATGAATCCCCTGCTGGACAAGCTGCAGCCCTACCCCTTCGAGCGGCTGCGCACCCTCCTCGCGGGCATCACGCCCCCCTCGAAGTACCGGCCCATCAGCCTGGGCATCGGCGAGCCGAAGCACCCGACGCCGCAGTTCATCAAGGACGCCCTGGTGGCGGGCCTGGACGGCGGGCTGGCCTACTACCCCATCACCGCCGGCGAGCCGCACCTGCGCGATTCGATCCGGCGCTGGCTGATGACGCGCTACGGCCTGGCGGTGGACGCCAACACGCAGATCCTGCCGGTGAACGGCACGCGCGAGGCGCTCTTCGCGTTCGCGCAGACCGTGCTCGATGCGAACGCCAAGCCGTACGTGGTGTTCGCCAACCCGTTCTACCAGATCTACGAAGGCGGGGCGCTGCTGGGCGGGGCGCAGCCGTACTACGCACCGTGCGACCCGGCCCGCAACTACGCGGTGGACTGGGATGCGGTGCCGCCCGAGGTCTGGGTCCGCACGCAGCTGCTGTACGTGTGCTCGCCCGGCAACCCCACGGGCGCCGTGATGCCGCTTCCCGAGTGGAAGAAACTCTTCGAGCTGTCGGACAAGTACGGCTTCGTCATCGCCTCGGACGAGTGCTACAGCGAGATCTACTTCGGCGACGAGCCGCCGCTGGGCGGGCTGCAGGCGGCGAACAAGCTGGGGCGCAGCGACTTCCGCCGGCTGGTGGCCTTCACCAGCCTGTCCAAGCGCAGCAACGTGCCGGGCATGCGCAGCGGCTTCGTCTGCGGCGACTCCGCCTTCATCAAGAAATTCCTGCTGTACCGCACCTACCACGGCAGCGCGATGAGCCCGGTGATCCAGCGCGCCAGCATCGCGGCCTGGGACGACGAGAAACACGTTGTCGAGAACCGCCGCATGTACCGCGAGAAGTTCGCCCGGGTCACGCCGATGCTGTCCGAAGTGCTCGACGTGAAGCTGCCCGACGCCAGCTTCTACCTCTGGGCAGGCGTCGAGGGCAGCGACACGGATTTCGCCCGGGAACTCTTCGCCCAATACAATGTGACGGTCCTGCCGGGCAGCTACATCGCCCGCGAAACGGGCGGCGCGAACCCCGGCGCCGGCCGCGTGCGCATGGCCCTCGTCGCCGACACGGCCGAGTGCGTGGAAGCCGCGCAACGCATCGTCCAATTCGTCCAGAACCGCCCATGA
- the prmB gene encoding 50S ribosomal protein L3 N(5)-glutamine methyltransferase, which translates to MKLIDLVEASAARLAGAGVAFGHGTANAFDEAAWLVLWQLGLPIDNLDSVAAMSVSPQQIDSVNELVTERINSRKPAAYLTREAWLQGVPFYVDERAIVPRSFIAELLAEGTIDPWLSDQTRRVLDLCTGNGSLAVLAAMAYPDVQVDAADISKDALEIARINVAKHGLADRIRLVESDGLAQLQGPYDLVLCNPPYVNARSMAALPEEFRAEPALALAGGADGMDFVRALLRDAPTRMSSGAVLVLEIGNERGHFERAFPRLPCVWLETSAGADQVLLLTRQDMAHA; encoded by the coding sequence ATGAAGTTGATCGACCTGGTGGAGGCGAGCGCCGCCCGGCTTGCCGGCGCGGGCGTGGCTTTCGGCCACGGCACGGCCAATGCCTTCGACGAAGCCGCGTGGCTGGTGCTGTGGCAACTGGGCCTTCCCATCGACAACCTCGACTCGGTTGCCGCGATGTCCGTGTCGCCGCAGCAGATCGACTCGGTGAACGAGCTCGTCACCGAGCGCATCAATTCGCGCAAGCCCGCCGCCTACCTCACGCGCGAGGCGTGGCTGCAAGGCGTGCCTTTCTACGTCGACGAGCGCGCCATCGTGCCGCGCAGCTTCATCGCGGAGCTGCTGGCCGAGGGCACCATCGACCCCTGGCTGTCGGACCAGACGCGGCGCGTGCTGGACCTGTGCACGGGCAACGGCAGCCTTGCCGTGCTGGCCGCCATGGCCTACCCCGACGTTCAGGTCGACGCGGCCGACATCTCGAAGGATGCGCTGGAGATCGCCCGCATCAACGTCGCCAAGCACGGCCTCGCGGACCGCATCCGCCTGGTCGAGTCCGACGGCCTCGCGCAATTGCAAGGGCCTTACGACCTCGTCCTGTGCAACCCGCCCTACGTCAACGCCCGCTCGATGGCCGCCCTGCCCGAGGAGTTCCGCGCCGAACCCGCGCTGGCCCTGGCCGGCGGCGCCGACGGCATGGACTTCGTGCGCGCGCTGCTGCGCGATGCGCCCACGCGGATGAGCAGCGGGGCGGTGCTGGTCCTGGAGATCGGCAACGAGCGCGGGCACTTCGAGCGCGCCTTCCCGCGCCTGCCCTGCGTGTGGCTCGAAACCAGCGCCGGCGCCGACCAGGTCCTGCTGCTCACGCGGCAGGACATGGCGCACGCGTAG
- a CDS encoding ABC1 kinase family protein — MPNPAPTPTLERLARWKKLAGLAWKYHDAPAQNDEASPAEQLADDLEAMGPAYVKLGQVLASRPDLLPAAYTKALARLQDDVKPFSFEEASVIVESELGVRLSKAFASFDPEPLAAASLGQVHAATLRDGTPVVVKVQRPEVARQVAEEFEVLEQVAEFLDAHTEVGRRHRLRRALGEFRSSIQEELDYEREAENLVAVAKNLAEFERIFVPQPIPDYSTGHVLTMERVVGTKITKLSGFARLDIDGTALIDELFHAYLKQVLVDGLFHADPHPGNVFITEDGRLALLDLGMVGRTTPEMQEHLLKILIAVSDGRSEQASDVIVQISEHDEEDDTDAAEFRRRMGALVAAQQGRGLQHVNVGNTLIDVTRLAADCGFFVPSELTMLAKTLLQLDEIGKVLDPEFDPNAAVRRHAATLTSKRMKRESTEGSLLTAAMELKNFAAGLPNRVNRIMDAVVNRELEIKVRATDAGDVIEGLQKIANRVTTGLILAALIIGAALLMRVQTDFEVLGYPGFAILCFIGAALGGIVLLVKIYRQDRTPTRKPRKPRK, encoded by the coding sequence ATGCCCAATCCCGCGCCCACCCCGACACTCGAGCGCCTCGCGCGCTGGAAGAAACTCGCCGGCCTCGCGTGGAAATACCACGACGCGCCGGCCCAGAACGACGAAGCGTCGCCCGCCGAACAGCTCGCCGACGACCTGGAGGCCATGGGGCCCGCCTACGTCAAGCTCGGGCAGGTGCTGGCCAGCCGCCCCGACCTGCTGCCCGCCGCCTACACCAAGGCGCTGGCGCGCCTGCAGGACGACGTGAAGCCGTTCTCCTTCGAGGAAGCCAGCGTCATCGTCGAATCGGAACTGGGCGTGCGCCTGTCGAAGGCGTTCGCGTCCTTCGACCCCGAGCCGCTGGCTGCCGCATCGCTGGGCCAGGTGCACGCCGCCACCTTGCGCGACGGCACGCCGGTCGTCGTCAAGGTCCAGCGCCCCGAAGTCGCCCGGCAGGTGGCCGAGGAATTCGAGGTGCTGGAGCAGGTCGCGGAATTCCTCGATGCGCACACGGAGGTCGGCCGGCGGCACCGCCTGCGCCGCGCGCTGGGCGAGTTCCGTTCCTCCATCCAGGAGGAGCTGGACTACGAACGCGAGGCCGAGAACCTCGTGGCGGTGGCGAAGAACCTGGCGGAGTTCGAGCGCATCTTCGTCCCGCAGCCCATCCCCGACTATTCCACCGGGCACGTCCTCACGATGGAGCGCGTGGTCGGCACCAAAATCACCAAGCTGTCGGGATTCGCCCGCCTGGACATCGACGGCACGGCGCTCATCGACGAGCTGTTCCACGCGTACCTGAAGCAGGTGCTCGTCGACGGCCTGTTCCATGCCGACCCGCACCCGGGCAACGTGTTCATCACCGAAGACGGGCGCCTCGCCCTCCTCGACCTGGGGATGGTCGGCCGCACCACGCCCGAGATGCAGGAGCACCTGCTCAAGATCCTGATCGCCGTCAGCGACGGCCGCAGCGAGCAGGCCTCGGACGTCATCGTCCAGATCAGCGAGCACGACGAGGAGGACGACACCGATGCCGCCGAGTTCCGGCGCCGCATGGGCGCGCTGGTCGCCGCGCAGCAGGGCCGCGGGCTGCAGCACGTCAACGTCGGCAATACGCTGATCGACGTCACCCGCCTGGCGGCCGACTGCGGCTTCTTCGTGCCGAGCGAACTGACCATGCTGGCCAAGACGCTGCTGCAGCTGGACGAGATCGGCAAGGTGCTGGACCCGGAATTCGACCCGAACGCAGCGGTGCGGCGCCACGCGGCCACGCTCACGTCCAAGCGCATGAAGCGCGAATCGACGGAAGGCAGCCTGCTCACCGCCGCGATGGAGCTCAAGAATTTCGCGGCGGGGCTGCCCAACCGGGTCAACCGCATCATGGACGCGGTGGTCAACCGCGAGCTGGAGATCAAGGTTCGCGCCACCGATGCCGGCGACGTGATCGAAGGCCTGCAGAAGATCGCCAACCGCGTGACGACGGGGCTGATCCTGGCCGCGCTGATCATCGGCGCGGCGCTGCTGATGCGCGTGCAGACGGACTTCGAGGTGCTCGGCTATCCCGGCTTCGCCATCCTGTGCTTCATCGGCGCGGCGCTGGGCGGGATCGTCCTGCTGGTGAAGATCTACCGCCAGGACCGCACTCCCACGCGAAAACCTCGAAAACCCCGGAAATAG
- a CDS encoding distant relative of cell wall-associated hydrolase — MLSRRHLLALPAWLLAGCATSVWDDPGAPQLRVQDLGLNPGNGGVAIAADALAPGDIVLSAAPGIGSIGVRLVTLSPVSHASLYVGDGEVAEAVTHGIQRRRVAALLEEESTVVAFRHPAVQAAHIHRMREFVGQTIGRPYDLMGVMLQAPFTVDRRLCEVPLMPAPLRDACLQGLGAVHLGVLRNDRFFCSAFVLEAYRQAGLPLTDADPRLLSPADLLHMREGDVPSVRAHQSLRYVGHLKFQLAVS, encoded by the coding sequence ATGCTCTCGCGACGCCACCTCCTCGCCCTTCCCGCTTGGCTCCTGGCGGGCTGCGCCACCAGTGTCTGGGACGACCCCGGCGCACCGCAGCTGCGCGTGCAGGACCTCGGCCTGAATCCCGGCAACGGCGGCGTGGCGATCGCGGCCGACGCCCTCGCGCCGGGCGACATCGTGCTGTCGGCCGCGCCGGGCATCGGCTCCATCGGCGTGCGGCTGGTGACGCTGTCGCCCGTCAGCCACGCCTCGCTGTACGTCGGCGACGGCGAAGTTGCCGAAGCCGTGACGCACGGCATCCAGCGCCGGCGCGTGGCCGCGTTGCTGGAAGAGGAGTCCACGGTGGTCGCCTTCCGCCACCCGGCCGTCCAGGCCGCGCACATCCACCGCATGCGCGAATTCGTGGGGCAGACCATTGGCCGCCCCTACGACCTGATGGGCGTGATGCTGCAAGCGCCTTTCACGGTGGACCGCCGCCTGTGCGAGGTGCCGCTGATGCCTGCGCCGCTTCGGGATGCCTGCCTGCAAGGCCTGGGCGCCGTGCACCTGGGCGTGCTGCGCAACGACCGCTTCTTCTGCTCGGCCTTCGTGCTGGAGGCCTACAGGCAAGCGGGCCTGCCCCTGACGGATGCAGACCCGCGTTTGCTCAGCCCGGCCGACCTGCTGCACATGCGCGAGGGCGATGTGCCCTCGGTGCGCGCGCACCAGTCGCTACGTTACGTCGGGCACCTGAAGTTCCAGCTGGCCGTTTCCTAG
- the dapE gene encoding succinyl-diaminopimelate desuccinylase, giving the protein MSRALHLAEQLISRRSVTPEDGGCQEILAARLKPLGFACETIASGPDNFRVTNLWAKRPGTSGRTLVFAGHTDVVPTGPLEQWSSDPFTPSHRDGLLFGRGAADMKTSIAAFTVAAEEFLAANKEPALGIAFLITSDEEGPSVDGTLVVCEKLKQRGERLDYCIVGEPTSVEKLGDMIKNGRRGSLSAKLTVKGVQGHIAYPQLASNPIHLALPALGELARTEWDMGNEFFPATSWQMSNIHGGTGATNVIPGSVVIDFNFRYSSECTAEGLQKRVHDVLDRHELDYEIAWVVGGLPFLTKPGELVGAIQQAIRATTGVETELSTTGGTSDGRFISRICPQVIEFGPLNASIHKIDEHVRVADIEPLKDIYRRTIEALDKLR; this is encoded by the coding sequence GTGTCGCGTGCGCTTCATCTCGCCGAACAGCTCATCTCGCGGCGCTCCGTCACGCCGGAAGACGGCGGCTGCCAGGAGATCCTCGCCGCGCGCCTGAAGCCGCTGGGTTTCGCCTGCGAAACCATCGCCAGCGGCCCCGACAACTTCCGCGTCACCAACCTGTGGGCGAAGCGGCCGGGCACCTCCGGCCGCACGCTCGTGTTCGCGGGCCACACCGACGTCGTGCCGACGGGCCCGCTGGAGCAATGGAGCTCCGACCCCTTCACGCCCTCGCACCGTGACGGCCTGCTCTTCGGCCGCGGCGCGGCGGACATGAAGACGTCGATCGCGGCCTTCACGGTCGCGGCCGAGGAGTTCCTGGCCGCGAACAAAGAGCCGGCGCTGGGCATCGCTTTCCTGATCACGAGCGACGAGGAAGGCCCGAGCGTCGACGGCACCCTCGTCGTCTGCGAGAAGCTGAAGCAGCGCGGCGAGCGGCTCGACTACTGCATCGTCGGCGAACCGACCTCGGTCGAGAAGCTGGGCGACATGATCAAGAACGGCCGGCGCGGCTCACTGTCGGCCAAGCTCACGGTCAAGGGCGTGCAAGGCCACATCGCCTACCCGCAACTGGCCAGCAACCCGATCCACCTCGCCCTGCCCGCGCTGGGCGAACTGGCGCGCACCGAGTGGGACATGGGCAACGAGTTCTTCCCGGCCACCAGCTGGCAGATGAGCAATATCCATGGCGGCACGGGCGCCACCAATGTGATCCCGGGCAGCGTCGTCATCGACTTCAACTTCCGCTACTCCAGCGAATGCACCGCCGAGGGCCTGCAAAAGCGCGTGCACGACGTGCTGGACCGCCACGAGCTCGACTACGAAATCGCGTGGGTCGTGGGCGGCCTGCCTTTCCTCACGAAGCCCGGCGAGCTGGTCGGCGCGATCCAGCAGGCGATCCGCGCCACCACCGGCGTGGAAACCGAGCTGTCCACCACCGGCGGCACCAGCGACGGCCGCTTCATCTCGCGCATCTGCCCGCAGGTGATCGAGTTCGGGCCGCTCAACGCCAGCATCCACAAGATCGACGAGCACGTGCGCGTGGCCGACATCGAGCCGCTCAAGGACATCTACCGCCGCACAATCGAGGCGCTCGACAAGCTCCGATGA
- the dapD gene encoding 2,3,4,5-tetrahydropyridine-2,6-dicarboxylate N-succinyltransferase, producing the protein MTQQLQQIIDAAWENRAQLSASSAPKETLEAVEHVIADLNKGKLRVATREAVGQWTVHQWIKKAVLLSFRLRDNEVVRAGDLGFYDKVPTKFAHLTPEEMGKTGVRVVPPAVARRGSYIAKGAILMPSYVNIGAYVDEGTMVDTWATVGSCAQVGKNVHLSGGVGLGGVLEPLQANPTIIEDNCFIGARSEVVEGVIVEENSVISMGVYIGQSTKIYDRATGTVTYGRIPAGSVVVSGNLPSADGKYSLYCAVIVKRVDAQTRAKTSLNDLLRD; encoded by the coding sequence ATGACCCAGCAACTGCAACAGATCATCGACGCCGCGTGGGAAAACCGCGCGCAGCTTTCGGCTTCGTCCGCGCCCAAGGAAACCCTGGAGGCCGTCGAGCACGTGATTGCCGACCTGAACAAGGGCAAGTTGCGCGTCGCCACCCGCGAGGCCGTGGGCCAGTGGACGGTCCACCAGTGGATCAAGAAGGCGGTGCTGCTGTCCTTCCGCCTGCGGGACAACGAGGTGGTGCGCGCCGGCGACCTGGGCTTCTACGACAAGGTCCCCACCAAATTCGCCCACCTGACGCCCGAGGAGATGGGCAAGACGGGCGTGCGCGTGGTGCCGCCCGCCGTGGCGCGCCGCGGCAGTTACATCGCCAAGGGCGCCATCCTGATGCCCTCGTACGTGAACATCGGCGCCTATGTGGACGAAGGCACCATGGTCGACACCTGGGCCACGGTCGGCTCCTGCGCCCAGGTGGGCAAGAACGTGCACCTGTCGGGCGGCGTGGGCCTGGGCGGGGTGCTGGAGCCCCTGCAGGCCAATCCGACCATCATCGAGGACAACTGCTTCATCGGCGCCCGTTCGGAGGTGGTCGAGGGCGTGATCGTCGAGGAGAACTCGGTGATCTCCATGGGCGTGTACATCGGCCAGAGCACCAAGATCTACGACCGCGCCACCGGCACCGTGACTTATGGCCGCATTCCGGCGGGCTCGGTGGTGGTTTCGGGCAACCTGCCGAGCGCGGACGGAAAATACAGCCTGTACTGTGCGGTGATCGTCAAGCGCGTGGACGCCCAGACGCGGGCAAAAACCAGCTTGAACGATTTGCTGCGAGACTAG